A stretch of DNA from Agrobacterium cucumeris:
CCATGTCGTGCTCGATCATCAATATGGCGAGATCGGCGGGCAGCCGGTCTAGTGCCTGTTCGATGCGCGCGGTTTCCGTGGAAGGCACGCCGGCGGCTGGTTCGTCGAGCAGCAGGATTTTCGGGCGAAGCGCCATGGCAAGCGCGATCTCGATCAGCCGCTGCTGGCCATAGGCGATTTCACGCACCCTTGTTTCGGCAAGCGCGAGAAGGCCGAGCGTGCCGAGAATATCGCGTGCTTCGCTCATCACCGATGGCATGGCGCGGTAACGGCCGAAAATCCGGCCGGTCTTTCCTTCCCGCTGGAGAATGGCAAGAGCCACGTGCTCCTCGGGCGTCATGTCCTGAAACAGCCGTGTGACCTGAAACGAGCGGACGAGGCCGCGTTTCACCCGCTGGCTGGCGCTGAGGCCTGTCACATCCTCGCCGGCGATGCGCACCGTGCCGGCCGAAGGCTTGATGTTGCCGGTGACGAGATTGACGAAGGTCGTCTTGCCGGCGCCGTTGGGGCCGATCAGCACCGTGCGATCTCCCGGCGATAGCGACAGCGAGACGTTGTTGGTGACGACGAGGCCACCGAAATTCTTCTGCAGGCCGGATACTTCAAAAATGGCGCTCATTTGCGATCTCCCCGCAGGCGCGCAATGATCTGTTCACCTGCGCCGTAAAGCCCGCGTGGTGCAAAGAGCACGACGGCAATCAGCAGCAGGCCGACGATGGTGAGCCAATGGAACGGATTGGCGGCCGAAACGACATCTTCGAACCACATGAATGTCACAGTGCCGATCAGCGCACCGTAAAGCGAACCCGCGCCGCCCAGCACCAGCATGACCAGCGCTTCGGCCGAAAGCGTGAAGCTGAGGCTATCGAGGCCGACGACCTGGGTTGAAATGGCGTTGAGCGCACCGCCAATGCCGGCGACGACACCCGATATGACGAACATCTTCAAAATCGTACCGTTGACGGAGCCGCCCATGGCCTGAATGCGGATGCTGTCCTGCTTGACGCCGCGACACAGCATGCCGAAGGGTGAATGGACGATGACCCTGAGAGCGACGAAAACGAGGAGCAGCAGACAGACGCCATAGATATAAGCGGTGCGGCCGAAAAGATCGAATTCGAAGGTGCCGAATAGGGCATCCGGCGAGACGCCGGCAAGGCCGTCGCTGCCGCCGGTCCAGTTCGACGCCTTGTTGGCCGCCTCGTGGAACAGATGGATGACGGCGATGGAAAGCACCAGCTGCGGCAGGCCATGGGCGCGCAGCAGAACCGTGCCGGAGAGCAGCCCTGCGACGCCGCCGGCTGCGGCGCCGATGGCGGTCATGAGCAGCGGATCGGTGATCTCGAAATGGGCGGCGGCAATGCCGGCGGCATAGGCGCCGGCACCAAAGAGCGCCGCATGGCCAAGCGTTGCGACGCCGCAATAACCCGTGACGAGATCGATCGACAGCACGAGCAGCGCAATGGCGATGATACGGGTCAGAAGCGCCAGATTATCCGGAAACAGAAAGTAACCGATGATGGCGGCGGCGATGATGATGAGCGGCCCGGCGACAGCGCGCAGCGGCGAGCGTGTCTTCGGGATCTCTGCCGTTTCAGTTACATCGTTCATAAGCACCGCCATCTCATTTCGCCCTTCCGAGAAGGCCGCGCGGGAACAAGGTGATAATCACGATGACCGCCAGATAAAAGAAGAATTCGCCATATTCGGGCGCAAGATACCGCCCGGTCGTATCGATGGCGCCGAGCAGCAGGCAGGCGATCAGCGCGCCCGGAATGGAGCCCGCGCCGCCGACCGAGACCACCACGAGGAAGGTGACCATGTAGCGCAGCGCATAATAGGGTTCGACCGGCAGCAGTTCCGCGCCGATGACGCCGCCCATGGCGGCAAGGCCGACGGCGATGGCAAAGCTGACGGCGTAGATGATCTCGGTGCGCACGCCGAGCGCGGCGGCCATCGCGGCATTGTCCACCGCCGCCCGCAGCTTGATACCGAAGGCAGTCTTTTCGAAGGTGAACCACAGCGCGCCGGCCACGGCAAGACCGCAGGCGATGGCGAAGATGCGGTGAGTGGCGATGGTGCGGAAACCGAGATCGGTGGGGCCGGCCAATTGTTGCGGCAAGGGAATGGTTTTGAGTGTCGGCCCGAACACAAAATTGGCGATGCCGATGATGCAAAACGTGATGCCGATGGTCATCAGCACCTGCGTCAGTTCAGGTGCGCCATAAATCCGCCGGTAAAGGAAACGTTCGAGCGGTATGGCAATAATGATGGTGCCGACGATGGCAACGAGGATCGCCGCCGCATAACCGAGACCGAGGCCGTGGGCGGCATAAGAGGCGAGGTAACCGCCGATCATGGCGAAAGCGCCATGCGCCAGATTGACCACGCGCATCAGCCCCATTGTCACCGATAGACCGATGGAAATGATGAACAGGACCATGCCATAGGCAAGTGCATCGATAAGGATGCTGAAGACCGTTTGCATGTTGAAAAAACTCCTCCCGGTGCTGTAACGCCCGTCCGGGCCGGAACCGAACCGCCATAGGGGCGGTTCGACCGTTTCAAGAATGCCGCCATTGTCGCGGCGAGGCCTGTGTTGCCGGTTATTTCGCGGCGGCGAGACCCGGATCGCCCTGTTTTTCGAAAGTCTGGACTTCCTTGTTGTAATAGCTGCCGTCATCGGCCTTGGCGACTTCGCGCAGATAGATGTTCTGCGTGATGTGGCGGCTTTCCGGATCGATGCTGACAGGGCCGCGCGGGCTTGTCCAGGAAAGACCCTTCACCGCCTCGACTGCCTTTTCCGCATCCTGCTTGCCGCCGGTGGCCTCGATCATCTTGCTGATGACATACATGCCGTCAAACGCGCTGACGGCCGGGAAGGACAGTTCCTTCGGATTG
This window harbors:
- a CDS encoding ABC transporter ATP-binding protein produces the protein MSAIFEVSGLQKNFGGLVVTNNVSLSLSPGDRTVLIGPNGAGKTTFVNLVTGNIKPSAGTVRIAGEDVTGLSASQRVKRGLVRSFQVTRLFQDMTPEEHVALAILQREGKTGRIFGRYRAMPSVMSEARDILGTLGLLALAETRVREIAYGQQRLIEIALAMALRPKILLLDEPAAGVPSTETARIEQALDRLPADLAILMIEHDMDLVFRFAKRVVVLAAGAVIFDGSPDDVTSNAEVRQAYLGSYADVRSAA
- a CDS encoding branched-chain amino acid ABC transporter permease gives rise to the protein MAVLMNDVTETAEIPKTRSPLRAVAGPLIIIAAAIIGYFLFPDNLALLTRIIAIALLVLSIDLVTGYCGVATLGHAALFGAGAYAAGIAAAHFEITDPLLMTAIGAAAGGVAGLLSGTVLLRAHGLPQLVLSIAVIHLFHEAANKASNWTGGSDGLAGVSPDALFGTFEFDLFGRTAYIYGVCLLLLVFVALRVIVHSPFGMLCRGVKQDSIRIQAMGGSVNGTILKMFVISGVVAGIGGALNAISTQVVGLDSLSFTLSAEALVMLVLGGAGSLYGALIGTVTFMWFEDVVSAANPFHWLTIVGLLLIAVVLFAPRGLYGAGEQIIARLRGDRK
- a CDS encoding branched-chain amino acid ABC transporter permease yields the protein MQTVFSILIDALAYGMVLFIISIGLSVTMGLMRVVNLAHGAFAMIGGYLASYAAHGLGLGYAAAILVAIVGTIIIAIPLERFLYRRIYGAPELTQVLMTIGITFCIIGIANFVFGPTLKTIPLPQQLAGPTDLGFRTIATHRIFAIACGLAVAGALWFTFEKTAFGIKLRAAVDNAAMAAALGVRTEIIYAVSFAIAVGLAAMGGVIGAELLPVEPYYALRYMVTFLVVVSVGGAGSIPGALIACLLLGAIDTTGRYLAPEYGEFFFYLAVIVIITLFPRGLLGRAK